A region from the Clostridiaceae bacterium genome encodes:
- a CDS encoding IS701 family transposase has product MPEIIIEQSQEVINYINMLKLPYSEALRNHMVHMVSGIITTEGNKNVSAIYSKHTCNRDRSCGSRFLGEYKWSNEYVDHKRIKHSLNMVRNNVAEGDVGFLIIDDSLSKKDKSTKNIEGLDYHHSHSDGETMWSHCVVTSHYKISEYSLPLDYKLYLRKQSFGNKAKKNFKNKQELAMQLIDEFTPVTETTYLLVDAWYTSGKLMLHALKRGYHTIGRIKSNRVIYPGGIKTSVKEFSTFISKDETSLVTAGDDTYYVYRHEGKINDLENAVILFCWSKSDLSDKLAFILSTDVSLTTSEILLYYQNRWNIEVSYRYQKNSLGFDEYQLESLTSIKRFWSMVFITYTFLELFRVSNKKSLKLQNLGDTIGYFRKQYLVSIAKFAYTCAVNGVSVDAVITKLGIAA; this is encoded by the coding sequence ATGCCTGAGATAATAATAGAACAAAGCCAAGAAGTTATCAATTATATAAATATGCTAAAATTACCTTATTCTGAGGCTTTGCGAAACCATATGGTTCATATGGTCTCAGGCATTATTACCACCGAGGGAAACAAGAATGTTTCTGCGATCTATTCAAAGCATACCTGTAACCGGGACAGGAGCTGTGGCTCAAGGTTTCTCGGAGAGTACAAGTGGAGCAATGAGTATGTTGACCACAAGAGAATCAAGCATTCTCTTAATATGGTCCGAAACAATGTAGCGGAGGGGGACGTTGGGTTTCTCATCATAGACGACTCTTTGAGTAAAAAAGATAAGTCTACAAAAAATATTGAGGGGCTCGACTATCACCACTCCCATAGTGACGGAGAAACCATGTGGTCCCATTGCGTAGTTACTTCTCACTATAAAATCTCCGAATACTCTCTGCCGCTTGATTACAAGCTCTACCTAAGAAAGCAGTCCTTTGGCAATAAAGCAAAGAAGAACTTTAAGAATAAACAAGAGCTTGCAATGCAGCTTATTGATGAATTTACACCGGTTACAGAAACAACGTACCTATTAGTGGATGCTTGGTACACATCGGGAAAACTGATGCTCCATGCTCTAAAGAGAGGTTATCACACCATTGGAAGAATAAAATCCAATAGAGTGATATATCCCGGAGGAATTAAAACAAGTGTCAAAGAATTCTCGACCTTTATCAGTAAGGACGAAACCAGCTTAGTTACAGCAGGTGACGATACTTACTACGTTTACAGGCATGAGGGTAAAATCAATGACCTTGAAAATGCAGTTATTCTGTTTTGTTGGAGCAAATCCGATTTATCCGATAAACTAGCATTTATACTAAGTACGGATGTTAGCCTTACCACCTCCGAAATCCTTTTATATTACCAGAATCGCTGGAATATTGAAGTGAGTTACCGGTATCAAAAAAACTCACTTGGGTTTGATGAATACCAGTTAGAATCCCTAACCTCAATAAAGCGCTTCTGGAGCATGGTCTTTATCACCTACACTTTTCTGGAGCTTTTCAGGGTATCAAATAAGAAATCCTTAAAGCTTCAGAATTTGGGAGATACTATAGGGTATTTCCGCAAACAATACTTGGTTTCTATTGCCAAGTTTGCATACACTTGTGCAGTTAATGGGGTATCTGTCGATGCTGTTATTACCAAATTAGGGATAGCAGCATAA